One genomic segment of [Phormidium] sp. ETS-05 includes these proteins:
- a CDS encoding serine/threonine-protein kinase — protein MTNNFPNFTNHGYEVNEELGHNRAGGRITYLATAINTQRPVVVKQFQFDRTGADWTEYTACEQEIKVLKNLDHFSIPRYLDSFPTPGGFCMVQEYKNAPSLNHNHNWTPLQIKQIAMSVLEILKYLQGRIPPIIHRDLKPENILVDERLNVYLVDFGFARTGGGEVTVSSVVKGTLGFMPPEQMFNRQLTVASDLYSLGATLICLLTKTPSLEISSLIDEEGKIKFKHRVPHLSHEFISWLQKMVEPNYKDRYANAEAALTALIPLEVLRPFKMPKWVVRTGVGLTVTAAVAGGVFFSVIKPAWERANLQEEITENAKFAKLVTITTNPESPENISSIDMKQKRVYFGVQLGESSAAKSRQYKGMCQLFDGVGALVGMGESTLEPSAKNPQAWCWYDFHNPKEVQPGEWQFKFYLDGQVVAERSLKVIEENSNSVLPSNGHN, from the coding sequence ATGACTAACAACTTTCCCAACTTCACAAACCACGGCTATGAAGTCAACGAAGAACTCGGACATAACCGCGCTGGCGGTCGCATCACCTATCTCGCCACCGCTATTAACACCCAGCGTCCCGTAGTGGTGAAGCAATTTCAGTTCGATCGCACCGGAGCTGACTGGACAGAATACACCGCCTGCGAGCAAGAAATCAAAGTCCTGAAAAACCTCGACCATTTCAGCATCCCCCGCTACCTAGACTCCTTCCCTACTCCCGGCGGTTTCTGCATGGTGCAGGAATATAAAAATGCCCCATCCTTAAACCATAACCACAATTGGACGCCCCTGCAAATCAAACAAATTGCCATGTCCGTCCTAGAAATTCTCAAATACCTGCAAGGTCGCATTCCCCCCATAATTCACCGAGACTTAAAACCGGAAAATATCTTAGTAGATGAGCGGCTGAACGTTTACCTAGTAGATTTTGGATTTGCGCGCACTGGCGGCGGAGAAGTCACCGTGAGTAGCGTTGTTAAAGGCACCTTGGGATTTATGCCACCAGAGCAAATGTTTAACCGCCAACTAACCGTAGCCTCCGACTTATACAGTCTCGGCGCTACCCTAATTTGCTTGCTCACCAAAACCCCATCTCTGGAAATTAGCAGCTTGATAGATGAGGAAGGGAAAATTAAGTTTAAACACCGGGTTCCTCACCTGAGCCATGAGTTTATCTCTTGGCTGCAAAAAATGGTAGAACCCAATTACAAAGACCGCTACGCCAATGCCGAAGCAGCCTTAACAGCACTAATTCCCCTAGAAGTTTTGCGACCGTTTAAAATGCCCAAATGGGTAGTTCGCACTGGGGTGGGATTGACAGTCACCGCCGCTGTGGCTGGGGGAGTGTTTTTCAGCGTGATTAAACCCGCATGGGAACGGGCTAATTTACAGGAAGAAATCACAGAAAATGCTAAATTCGCCAAGTTAGTTACTATCACCACTAATCCTGAGTCACCAGAGAATATCAGCAGCATTGACATGAAGCAAAAAAGAGTTTATTTTGGTGTCCAGTTAGGTGAATCATCCGCTGCCAAATCCCGTCAGTATAAAGGTATGTGTCAGTTATTCGATGGCGTGGGAGCATTAGTCGGGATGGGAGAATCCACCCTGGAACCATCCGCAAAAAACCCCCAGGCTTGGTGCTGGTATGATTTTCATAACCCCAAAGAAGTGCAACCAGGGGAATGGCAGTTTAAATTTTATTTAGATGGTCAAGTAGTGGCAGAGCGAAGTTTGAAAGTGATCGAGGAAAATAGTAACTCAGTTCTACCAAGTAACGGGCATAATTGA
- a CDS encoding Uma2 family endonuclease, protein MTHSTTTAIPPIIDAPWPQWQPATWQDYLACCEDPALEQARLFYHQGYLLIDMGNEGINHARFNNLLTMVFAFWFARKGQSFDELGGCVMEKPRRQAASPDKILYIGEDSPRWQEGEPRRINLTQWRIPDLVAEVADTTLATDLDEKKELYAALEIPEYWVVDIRGERVLAFRLQDDGKYQQCEYSVALEGLPISLIEQTLAQLEGGNNGSAAFWFDQQIANL, encoded by the coding sequence ATGACTCATTCAACTACCACCGCTATCCCTCCTATAATTGATGCCCCTTGGCCACAATGGCAACCAGCCACATGGCAAGATTACTTGGCTTGTTGCGAAGACCCAGCCCTAGAACAAGCTAGACTGTTTTACCATCAAGGATACCTTTTGATAGATATGGGTAATGAAGGAATTAACCACGCCAGATTCAATAACCTATTGACGATGGTGTTTGCTTTTTGGTTTGCCCGGAAAGGTCAAAGTTTTGACGAGTTGGGCGGGTGTGTCATGGAGAAGCCAAGGAGACAAGCAGCATCGCCAGATAAAATTCTATATATCGGTGAAGATTCCCCGCGTTGGCAAGAGGGGGAACCGCGCCGGATTAATCTAACTCAGTGGCGGATTCCTGACTTAGTGGCTGAAGTGGCAGATACTACTCTGGCCACAGATTTAGATGAGAAAAAAGAATTATATGCCGCTCTGGAAATTCCCGAATATTGGGTTGTAGATATCAGGGGGGAAAGGGTGCTGGCATTTCGATTGCAAGACGATGGGAAATATCAGCAGTGTGAATATTCTGTGGCACTGGAGGGTTTGCCAATTTCTCTGATAGAGCAGACTTTAGCACAGTTGGAGGGGGGAAATAATGGCAGTGCGGCTTTCTGGTTTGACCAACAGATTGCCAATCTGTAG
- a CDS encoding serine/threonine-protein kinase, with amino-acid sequence MMINNPIGYTPLSEHLTMSADLPDFTKHGYQLRTELGQNRLGGRTTYLATNSQNYPVVIKQFQFATSGSSWGDYEAYQQEITMLRRLEHPGIPHYLDAFQTPDGFCMVQQYISGESLATPRNWTPQEIKHIAIATLEILTYLQSQHPPIIHRDIKPENILVDEQLKVYLVDFGFARMGGGEIAASSVVKGTMGFMPPEQLFNRQLTTASDLYGLGATLICLLTGTKSADIGNLIDADYQIHFQHLVPPLKRGWINWLAKITAPKVAERYPSAAAALKALEPIDVERLPKLIISHNSLQFTATKWQEKVSQTITLTNPIPETLLAGQFSVAPHPSDPPHTPYDHAWISFDRAKFEGNEVNCKITLDTSKLLADTAYTREVWVQSNADAEPEVIPVTVQTAPLPQPINDEDWTGLVVMLLIAVFAGWVLTQINPGLILFPLIAVVMTADRVAGAVVQGIEVNVFTAFIGSLMGQGLFLLLSGSLVNFDDYRLLYSVTVLILGAFILAGAGHKNSLLKTLVQGTFWFFCGLILLFFVIMALIKPGIDLISILIFVIIGLLILGFLQKIAIFPNTTSVPSKLSNPPVPIGLPGIWWSTIMMGIGLGIEFVSISDLVLIMQNFDLTIWWDNEKIMAAIQLTLLGLIPILLPGIRLAFALKKQLQIKAYFTKFSPNKPSLIKP; translated from the coding sequence ATGATGATTAACAACCCCATCGGCTACACACCATTATCGGAGCATCTCACCATGTCAGCAGACCTCCCCGACTTCACAAAACACGGCTATCAACTCAGAACAGAACTGGGACAAAACCGCCTCGGTGGACGTACCACCTACCTCGCCACCAACTCCCAAAACTACCCCGTAGTTATCAAACAATTCCAATTCGCCACCAGCGGGAGCAGTTGGGGGGACTATGAAGCCTATCAACAAGAAATTACCATGCTTCGCCGCCTGGAACATCCCGGTATTCCCCACTACCTGGATGCTTTCCAAACCCCTGACGGCTTCTGCATGGTGCAACAATATATTTCTGGGGAATCCCTCGCCACTCCCCGTAATTGGACACCCCAAGAAATCAAACATATAGCCATTGCTACCTTAGAAATCTTAACATATCTTCAATCTCAGCATCCCCCGATTATCCATCGGGATATCAAACCGGAAAATATCCTAGTGGATGAGCAGCTAAAAGTCTATTTAGTGGATTTTGGATTTGCCCGGATGGGAGGGGGAGAAATCGCCGCCAGCAGTGTGGTGAAAGGCACAATGGGATTTATGCCTCCCGAACAGCTATTTAACCGCCAGTTAACTACTGCTTCCGACCTCTACGGTTTAGGTGCAACTTTGATATGTTTGCTCACGGGGACGAAATCGGCAGATATCGGCAATTTGATAGATGCAGATTATCAAATTCATTTTCAGCATCTAGTCCCGCCGTTGAAGCGGGGATGGATTAACTGGCTAGCCAAAATTACGGCTCCCAAAGTCGCGGAAAGATACCCCAGTGCGGCGGCGGCTTTAAAGGCACTAGAGCCGATTGATGTGGAGAGGTTGCCGAAACTGATAATTAGTCACAATAGTTTACAATTCACGGCGACCAAATGGCAGGAAAAAGTCAGTCAAACTATTACTTTGACCAATCCCATCCCAGAGACGTTATTGGCGGGACAATTTTCGGTAGCTCCCCATCCTTCTGACCCCCCCCATACGCCTTATGACCATGCTTGGATATCTTTTGACCGGGCGAAGTTTGAAGGAAATGAGGTAAATTGTAAAATTACATTGGATACCAGTAAGCTGCTAGCTGATACTGCTTATACAAGGGAGGTGTGGGTACAGTCTAATGCGGATGCGGAACCAGAAGTAATTCCGGTGACGGTGCAAACTGCTCCCTTACCGCAACCGATAAATGACGAGGATTGGACCGGGCTGGTGGTGATGTTGCTTATCGCTGTTTTTGCGGGATGGGTCTTGACGCAGATTAATCCGGGGCTGATTCTGTTTCCTTTGATAGCGGTGGTGATGACAGCCGATCGAGTGGCTGGGGCAGTTGTCCAAGGCATTGAGGTGAATGTGTTTACCGCTTTTATTGGCAGTTTGATGGGCCAAGGACTATTTCTGTTGCTGAGTGGCAGTCTAGTTAATTTTGATGATTATCGATTACTTTACTCGGTCACTGTCTTGATTCTTGGGGCATTTATATTGGCAGGTGCTGGCCATAAAAACAGTCTCTTGAAAACCTTAGTGCAAGGTACTTTCTGGTTTTTCTGCGGATTGATTTTATTGTTTTTCGTAATTATGGCTTTAATCAAGCCAGGAATTGATTTGATATCAATCCTTATCTTTGTAATTATAGGGCTACTTATTTTAGGTTTTCTACAGAAAATAGCAATTTTTCCCAATACAACATCGGTGCCCTCAAAGTTATCAAATCCGCCGGTGCCAATTGGCCTACCAGGAATATGGTGGTCAACCATAATGATGGGTATCGGACTGGGAATAGAGTTTGTAAGCATCAGCGACTTAGTGCTAATTATGCAAAATTTTGACTTGACTATTTGGTGGGATAATGAGAAAATCATGGCGGCGATCCAGCTAACGCTGCTGGGATTGATTCCTATATTATTGCCGGGAATCAGGCTGGCTTTTGCCCTGAAAAAGCAACTCCAAATCAAAGCTTATTTTACCAAATTTTCCCCAAATAAACCGTCTCTGATTAAACCATAG
- a CDS encoding VIT domain-containing protein: MHKYHYCLNPGCQNPRNPAGVEICASCGSDLLIGNRYRAIKPIGQGGMGRTYLAVDASEGQKRCVIKQFFPQNGQNREKAAELFREEANRLEELGHHPQIPQLLGYFEENGSQYLVQEYISGLSLAAELINEGAFDEAKIRQLLNDLLPLLQFIHNHGVIHRDIKPENMIRSDNKRLVLVDFGAAKFTSATSLGKTGTIIGSAAYTAPEQVRGKAVFSSDLYSLAVTCIHLMTMVPPFDLFDNIKGVWIWRQYLKAPVSKPMEKVLNKMLESATGLRYESALTAFNNLHQMAATETNNWKQIIGIGGLLITSLGLAVVHDLSSSPPRYVPPASPPALQEPIAVAPVAPPTVAVPDIGGLYGQTEDGKQETFPLKHTEVSAKIAGNVSRVEVVQSFANPYNLPLEAIYKFPLPDEAAVDDMEIRIGDRIIKADIKKREEAQQIYQQAKQQGKTAALLEQERPNIFTQSVANIRPGETIEIVIRYTDSLPFDSGDYEFVFPMVVGPRYIPGGAENATTNAAVNPPTAIPNMRSGSDINVTVQIDAGVPIWDIKSPTHQIQTQQIQTGSTTHPLTQVRLNSADTIPNKDLVLRYRVAGAKTESTVLTHADNRGGHFGVYLIPALEYQTNEIVPKDIVFLIDTSGSQSGPPIQQSKALMERFINGLNPQDTFTIIDFANSARALSRQPLPNTAENRQKALNYISNLDADGGTGLLNGINTVMNFPPAPEGRLRSIVLLTDGLIGNDEEIIGMIQRNLKPGNRLYSFGVGSSVNRFLIDRLAEVGRGISYTVMNHEPIDEVTAKFFSQINNPVLTNIEVSWEGMGEAPEIYPLKAPDLFAEQPLVLFGRKQDRLSGNLKITGVAAGGKPYQKTYYLQFDENQGNGAIAQLWGRAKIKELMTKMMALGETPERINTVTDIALSYRLMSKYTSFVAVSEEVRVNPNAPSITEKVPSQTPQGMNSPVAASPTTTSVTPTTPSQTSQTTGSSKVHAAPEPSFMLATISFSAFLGWKKRQMSRKNRQGKEA, from the coding sequence ATGCACAAGTATCACTACTGCCTAAACCCCGGATGCCAAAATCCTCGCAACCCCGCTGGGGTCGAGATTTGCGCCAGTTGCGGGAGCGATTTGCTCATCGGAAACCGCTACCGCGCCATCAAGCCGATCGGACAAGGCGGGATGGGGCGGACATATCTGGCGGTAGATGCGTCCGAGGGGCAAAAACGGTGTGTTATCAAGCAGTTTTTCCCCCAAAACGGCCAAAACCGGGAAAAAGCAGCAGAATTATTCCGGGAAGAAGCTAACCGCCTGGAGGAATTAGGCCATCATCCCCAAATTCCGCAACTACTGGGGTATTTTGAAGAAAATGGCAGTCAGTATCTGGTGCAAGAATACATCTCTGGGCTCAGTTTAGCCGCAGAATTAATCAACGAGGGAGCTTTTGACGAAGCGAAAATCCGGCAACTACTCAATGATTTGCTGCCACTATTGCAATTCATCCACAATCACGGCGTGATTCACCGAGATATCAAGCCCGAAAATATGATCAGGAGTGATAACAAGCGGCTGGTATTAGTAGATTTTGGTGCCGCTAAATTTACCTCCGCAACCAGCTTAGGCAAAACCGGGACTATCATCGGTTCTGCGGCTTACACTGCCCCGGAACAAGTGCGCGGCAAAGCTGTGTTTAGCAGCGATTTGTACAGTTTAGCTGTCACCTGCATTCACCTGATGACAATGGTGCCGCCCTTTGATTTGTTTGATAACATCAAAGGGGTTTGGATTTGGCGGCAATATTTAAAAGCCCCGGTCAGCAAGCCAATGGAAAAAGTTCTCAATAAAATGCTAGAAAGCGCTACCGGTCTGCGCTATGAATCAGCATTAACGGCATTTAATAATTTGCATCAAATGGCGGCAACCGAAACAAATAATTGGAAGCAAATTATAGGAATTGGGGGATTATTAATAACGTCATTAGGTCTGGCAGTAGTGCATGATTTGTCCAGTTCTCCGCCCCGATATGTGCCGCCAGCATCGCCGCCAGCATTACAAGAACCAATCGCCGTAGCTCCTGTAGCTCCTCCCACAGTAGCAGTGCCTGATATTGGCGGTTTGTACGGCCAAACTGAAGACGGGAAACAAGAAACTTTCCCCTTAAAACATACGGAAGTCAGCGCCAAAATTGCCGGGAATGTGTCGCGAGTGGAGGTAGTGCAGAGTTTTGCCAATCCATATAATCTGCCCTTGGAGGCAATTTATAAGTTTCCCCTACCGGATGAAGCGGCGGTAGATGATATGGAGATTAGGATAGGCGATCGCATCATCAAAGCCGACATCAAAAAACGCGAAGAAGCCCAGCAAATCTACCAACAAGCCAAACAACAAGGCAAAACCGCAGCCTTACTAGAACAAGAACGGCCCAATATCTTCACCCAATCCGTCGCCAACATCCGCCCCGGAGAAACCATAGAAATCGTCATCCGCTATACCGATAGCCTCCCCTTTGACAGCGGCGATTATGAATTTGTCTTCCCGATGGTAGTTGGCCCCCGCTACATCCCCGGTGGGGCAGAAAATGCCACCACAAACGCCGCCGTAAATCCTCCCACCGCCATCCCAAATATGCGGTCTGGCAGCGATATCAACGTCACCGTACAAATCGATGCCGGAGTACCCATTTGGGATATTAAATCTCCCACCCATCAAATCCAAACCCAGCAAATCCAAACCGGAAGCACCACCCATCCTTTAACCCAAGTTCGCCTCAATTCCGCCGACACTATCCCCAATAAAGACTTAGTATTGCGCTATCGCGTCGCCGGAGCCAAAACCGAGTCCACCGTCCTCACCCACGCCGATAACCGAGGCGGACACTTTGGCGTTTATTTAATCCCCGCACTAGAATATCAAACCAATGAAATCGTCCCCAAAGATATAGTATTCTTAATCGATACATCCGGCTCCCAATCCGGTCCACCCATTCAACAATCCAAAGCGTTGATGGAACGATTTATCAACGGCTTAAATCCCCAAGACACCTTTACCATCATCGATTTTGCCAATAGCGCCCGCGCCCTTTCCCGGCAACCTTTGCCCAACACAGCCGAAAATCGCCAAAAAGCCCTAAATTATATCAGTAATCTCGACGCTGATGGCGGTACAGGATTGCTTAACGGCATCAATACCGTAATGAATTTTCCCCCAGCTCCCGAAGGACGCCTGCGCAGTATCGTATTGCTCACCGACGGCTTAATTGGCAATGACGAGGAAATCATCGGCATGATTCAGCGCAACCTAAAACCCGGAAATCGCCTCTACAGTTTCGGCGTGGGCAGTTCCGTCAATCGCTTTTTAATCGACAGACTTGCCGAAGTGGGACGCGGTATATCTTACACCGTGATGAATCACGAACCCATCGATGAAGTTACCGCCAAATTCTTCAGCCAGATTAATAATCCCGTCCTGACGAATATAGAAGTAAGCTGGGAAGGCATGGGAGAAGCGCCAGAAATTTATCCCCTGAAAGCGCCCGATTTATTTGCCGAACAGCCCCTGGTATTATTTGGACGCAAACAAGACCGCCTCAGTGGTAATCTGAAGATAACCGGTGTGGCGGCGGGAGGGAAACCTTATCAAAAAACATATTATCTACAGTTTGACGAAAATCAGGGCAATGGTGCGATCGCCCAACTGTGGGGACGTGCTAAAATCAAAGAACTGATGACGAAAATGATGGCACTGGGAGAAACGCCAGAACGCATCAACACCGTCACAGATATCGCCTTATCCTATCGGTTGATGTCCAAATATACCTCCTTCGTCGCCGTCAGCGAGGAAGTGCGGGTAAATCCCAATGCACCCAGCATCACCGAAAAAGTCCCCTCCCAAACACCCCAAGGCATGAACAGTCCAGTTGCAGCCTCCCCAACTACAACCAGCGTCACGCCAACAACTCCATCCCAAACCAGCCAAACCACTGGGAGCAGCAAAGTTCACGCTGCACCAGAACCCAGTTTCATGTTAGCCACCATCAGTTTTAGCGCTTTCTTGGGTTGGAAAAAGCGGCAAATGTCTCGAAAAAATCGCCAGGGAAAAGAGGCATAA
- a CDS encoding type IV pilin-like G/H family protein encodes MSKTAKNDVGAMNRAQQSYFLESQKFGVTMGEIGMGIPTETDNYSYRVVQPMQPVSDWKKPNSANWVMTIGQAKHKNLNSYLGVVWSFSWSGSDPKTQETIRETTSRDILCEYIGKSDSHWDSIAMPKMIDNQMQCPTDSQYVGN; translated from the coding sequence TTGAGCAAGACAGCAAAAAACGATGTGGGAGCTATGAACCGAGCCCAACAATCCTACTTTTTGGAAAGCCAAAAATTTGGCGTAACTATGGGAGAAATTGGCATGGGTATTCCTACGGAAACCGATAATTACAGCTATCGCGTGGTGCAGCCGATGCAGCCGGTTTCTGATTGGAAAAAACCTAATTCAGCCAACTGGGTGATGACAATAGGTCAGGCTAAACACAAGAATCTGAACAGCTATTTAGGAGTTGTGTGGTCTTTTTCATGGTCTGGTTCAGACCCCAAAACTCAGGAAACAATCCGGGAAACAACCTCAAGAGATATCCTCTGCGAATATATCGGCAAATCTGATTCGCATTGGGATTCTATTGCGATGCCAAAGATGATAGATAACCAAATGCAATGTCCAACGGATTCTCAATATGTGGGTAATTGA
- a CDS encoding DUF433 domain-containing protein codes for MFELYGGQDPRHIATYKPSEAARYLRVPASTLRAWVFGTRYQTKRGAKPFDPVIQRPKPKERLLSFTNLIELHVLNGIRKVHNVPLVQVRQGLNYLKNLYSMEHPLASQKLYTDGIDLFVEHLGKFVNASRHGQLAIPEIVQFYLQRIEWDEEGLAARLYPFTRLNESSEPTWIVIDPSVSFGQPAVVDMGVPTAILAQRYAAGESIDELASDYECDRLKIEEAIRYELAWAA; via the coding sequence TTGTTTGAACTGTACGGAGGACAAGACCCTCGCCATATCGCCACTTACAAGCCCTCTGAGGCGGCACGCTATTTGCGCGTACCGGCTTCAACTTTGCGGGCTTGGGTTTTTGGCACCCGGTATCAAACCAAGAGAGGTGCCAAGCCTTTTGATCCAGTGATTCAGCGTCCTAAGCCCAAAGAGCGGTTATTATCCTTTACAAATTTAATTGAGCTGCACGTCCTTAATGGAATTCGTAAGGTGCATAACGTCCCGCTTGTCCAAGTTAGACAAGGGCTTAATTATCTTAAAAATTTATATAGTATGGAGCATCCGCTGGCTAGTCAAAAACTCTATACCGACGGTATAGATTTGTTTGTAGAACATCTGGGCAAATTTGTTAATGCCTCTCGTCACGGACAATTAGCCATCCCGGAAATTGTGCAGTTTTATTTGCAGCGAATTGAGTGGGATGAGGAAGGCTTAGCGGCGAGACTATATCCATTTACGAGGTTAAATGAATCATCAGAACCCACCTGGATTGTTATCGATCCGTCTGTATCTTTTGGACAGCCAGCGGTGGTTGATATGGGCGTGCCCACGGCAATTTTAGCCCAGCGGTATGCGGCTGGTGAATCTATTGATGAATTGGCCAGTGACTATGAATGCGATCGGCTGAAGATAGAAGAAGCAATTCGCTACGAGTTAGCCTGGGCAGCATGA
- a CDS encoding alpha/beta hydrolase, translated as MNFLYWRPINLILSLILLGVGLWLTATFNPRIQSEPLAIHLDSQKQLVARIYTPKTGNSPDPVMVLCHGVNSSKEVMAPLAVEFARNGIAAITFDFGGYGESYPLPLAAKSEEKLAISTLNDAQAVVNFAFSHPEKFDPTRVGIGGHSLGGTVAQQIAQQDKRLRTVLVLSMTPETALPKKADFWFGVGAYEQLNTAAEIRAALGDNPAELVVSPTADHITAPYDPFLIQAAVKWAMVKETGFLKPRVFYLDEQSPQETRFLEVSFILILGLMMTFAGGIASGTCLLLRLRERLRSPISSANLGEKCNKFIAMA; from the coding sequence ATGAATTTCCTCTATTGGCGGCCAATTAACCTAATCCTCAGCTTAATCTTACTAGGAGTGGGTTTATGGCTGACTGCCACTTTCAATCCTCGCATCCAAAGCGAACCTCTGGCAATTCATCTGGACAGCCAAAAGCAGTTAGTTGCCCGAATTTATACCCCCAAAACCGGGAATTCTCCTGATCCAGTAATGGTGTTGTGTCACGGGGTGAATTCTAGTAAAGAAGTGATGGCACCTTTAGCGGTAGAATTTGCCAGAAACGGGATTGCTGCCATTACGTTTGATTTTGGCGGCTATGGGGAATCTTATCCTCTACCGTTGGCGGCGAAATCAGAGGAAAAATTGGCTATTAGCACCCTCAACGATGCCCAAGCTGTGGTAAATTTTGCCTTCAGTCATCCCGAAAAATTCGACCCCACCCGTGTAGGAATTGGCGGACATTCCCTCGGAGGCACTGTCGCCCAACAAATTGCCCAACAGGATAAGAGACTGCGCACAGTTTTAGTCCTCAGTATGACTCCCGAAACTGCACTACCGAAAAAAGCCGATTTTTGGTTTGGTGTGGGTGCCTACGAACAGCTTAACACCGCTGCAGAAATCCGCGCTGCTCTGGGTGACAATCCCGCTGAGTTAGTAGTTTCCCCCACCGCTGACCATATTACCGCCCCCTATGACCCATTTTTAATTCAAGCAGCAGTAAAATGGGCGATGGTAAAAGAAACCGGGTTTCTAAAACCAAGAGTATTTTACCTTGACGAACAGTCTCCGCAAGAAACCCGGTTTCTGGAGGTTTCTTTTATCTTAATTTTAGGATTAATGATGACATTTGCTGGCGGTATTGCCAGCGGCACTTGTCTTTTATTGCGGTTACGGGAGAGGTTGCGCTCTCCTATTTCCTCTGCAAATTTGGGGGAGAAATGCAACAAATTTATCGCTATGGCGTAA